A portion of the Falsibacillus albus genome contains these proteins:
- the lepB gene encoding signal peptidase I — MSNHKKNELFSWIKTLVITLIIVIVARTFLFSNYVVEGKSMMPTLQDGNRLIVGKVDYDLHKPHRFDIIVFHATETSDYVKRVIGLPGDRLEYKDDTLYINGKPLPEPYLKPYKEQLGGTGPLTPDFTLKEKTGVSVVPKGKIFVLGDNRQYSEDSRIFGFVDMKNIVGKVDVRIFPFSKAHMFMFDKYNSASKS, encoded by the coding sequence ATGAGCAACCACAAAAAAAATGAATTATTCAGCTGGATTAAAACATTGGTAATCACCTTGATAATTGTCATCGTGGCCCGTACGTTCCTATTTTCCAATTATGTTGTAGAAGGGAAGTCCATGATGCCCACTCTCCAAGATGGAAATCGCCTCATTGTCGGGAAAGTCGATTATGACTTGCATAAGCCGCATCGATTCGATATTATCGTATTCCATGCTACTGAAACTTCTGATTATGTAAAAAGGGTGATCGGACTTCCTGGAGACCGGTTAGAATATAAAGATGACACACTTTATATCAACGGAAAACCGCTGCCAGAGCCTTACTTGAAGCCATATAAAGAACAGCTGGGCGGAACAGGTCCGTTGACTCCGGATTTCACATTAAAAGAAAAAACCGGCGTTTCGGTGGTTCCGAAAGGAAAGATTTTCGTCCTGGGTGATAACAGACAATACAGCGAGGATAGCCGCATCTTTGGATTCGTGGATATGAAGAATATAGTCGGCAAAGTAGATGTACGAATTTTCCCATTCTCAAAAGCCCATATGTTTATGTTTGATAAATATAACAGTGCAAGTAAATCATAA
- the cls gene encoding cardiolipin synthase encodes MKRRRIEFLFVLILAISLYIVFSSDYGFGMKVFFSMIYGVIIFITIFSLMLENRSAQATLLWMYVLLFIPVLGYLFYLYSGQLYLKGYLFYNKRKNDREEWESVVRKNPSPDLSSFQDNQLNFAKFAEKVSFTKMNTNSKTTILRNGEETFTDIKNQLLKAEKYIHLEYYIFRSDRLGKEIIKILIEKANAGIEVLFIFDAAGSIQLSNEDIKSMQASGIKIHPFLPLKYGFFNQKFNFRNHRKIIIIDGKVGFVGGLNVGIEYIGEDPKFGFWRDTHMRLEGQAVYTLHTVFLLDWEYVSGQRLLEEHPPMNSEKNDIEDGTVQVVASGPDTLQGIMSDLYYVMMSSAKQSIWIATPYFVPNEAIRTALRIAASKGIEVRIMVPEQNDGFLTQYATRSYFAELLRCGVEIYSYKKGFMHQKIIIIDGNLASLGTANMDMRSFHLNFEVNVFMVGTSSIRDLVSHYEDDMKDSVRIMPVEYYKRGLINRTKESFARLFSGVL; translated from the coding sequence ATGAAAAGGCGGAGAATAGAGTTTTTATTTGTTTTGATTTTAGCCATCTCATTATATATTGTTTTTTCTAGTGATTACGGTTTTGGGATGAAGGTATTTTTCAGCATGATTTATGGCGTCATCATTTTTATCACCATCTTTTCATTAATGCTGGAGAATCGATCTGCCCAAGCAACGCTTTTATGGATGTATGTACTATTATTCATCCCGGTGCTTGGATATCTTTTTTATCTATACTCTGGCCAGCTCTATTTAAAAGGCTATCTATTCTACAACAAGCGGAAAAATGACCGGGAGGAATGGGAAAGCGTCGTCAGGAAAAATCCTTCTCCTGATCTGTCTTCCTTCCAGGACAATCAGTTGAACTTTGCCAAATTCGCAGAAAAAGTTTCATTTACAAAAATGAATACAAATTCAAAAACAACGATCCTTCGCAATGGGGAGGAAACATTTACTGACATCAAGAATCAACTTCTTAAGGCGGAAAAATATATTCATTTGGAATATTATATATTTCGTTCTGACCGCCTAGGCAAAGAAATCATCAAAATCCTCATTGAAAAAGCAAACGCCGGTATCGAAGTGCTGTTCATATTTGATGCAGCCGGAAGTATACAGCTATCAAATGAAGACATTAAGTCGATGCAGGCTTCCGGGATAAAAATCCATCCATTCCTGCCCTTGAAATATGGATTCTTCAATCAAAAATTCAATTTCAGGAATCATCGTAAAATCATCATCATCGATGGGAAAGTCGGTTTCGTCGGAGGACTGAACGTAGGGATCGAATACATAGGCGAAGATCCGAAATTCGGTTTTTGGCGTGATACTCATATGCGCTTGGAGGGCCAGGCAGTCTATACTCTTCATACAGTGTTTTTGCTTGATTGGGAATATGTCAGTGGACAAAGGCTCCTGGAGGAACATCCTCCAATGAATAGTGAAAAAAACGATATCGAAGACGGTACTGTACAGGTAGTGGCAAGCGGACCGGATACACTGCAGGGAATCATGAGTGATTTATATTATGTTATGATGTCATCGGCCAAGCAGTCCATTTGGATTGCAACACCATACTTCGTCCCAAATGAAGCGATCCGGACAGCGCTTAGGATTGCAGCAAGCAAGGGCATTGAAGTGAGGATCATGGTGCCTGAACAAAATGATGGTTTCCTCACTCAATATGCCACAAGGTCTTATTTTGCCGAATTATTGCGCTGCGGCGTAGAAATCTATTCATATAAAAAAGGCTTCATGCATCAGAAAATCATTATTATCGATGGGAATCTGGCTTCGTTGGGTACTGCTAACATGGACATGAGAAGCTTTCACTTAAACTTCGAGGTCAATGTGTTCATGGTCGGCACCAGTTCGATCCGCGACCTGGTTTCTCACTACGAAGATGACATGAAGGATAGCGTAAGGATCATGCCGGTTGAATATTATAAAAGGGGGCTTATCAATCGTACGAAAGAGTCGTTTGCCCGTCTTTTTTCAGGTGTATTATAA
- a CDS encoding ArsR/SmtB family transcription factor, which translates to MFVKLENNITYISSPVFEMLASLYVLQNPKHILKKKEGYSHPSPDVSHWVEEKRQLFSQNLYELLDLFFHFETFIGLSLIRFAYERNVTDEVESFLHKLKQMSSVSLFSYFLQTGYVSKDLPQIEDKNEVIDYINKAAIPDIEKWKLTYMYLHADETKKRLLQLLETYYEQFYKNETGFLMNYHKQSYEDLMKADALNSRQSVGKTFPYISNDTLDDPTIEIIIAPSFFYADASMASESKDSLIFLYGIQHPVKDRSNSYTEKDLMNALKIIGDDKRIRMMKLLSQSPYYGYELAQKMELSNSTISHHLSALSTIGVVTSRREENKVYFQLNKTKVKDMLAAVSSFLTD; encoded by the coding sequence ATGTTCGTAAAATTGGAAAACAACATAACCTATATTAGTTCTCCTGTATTTGAAATGCTAGCTTCTCTATATGTGCTGCAAAACCCGAAACATATCCTCAAAAAAAAGGAAGGGTACAGCCATCCTTCCCCGGATGTCTCTCATTGGGTAGAAGAAAAACGACAGTTGTTTTCTCAAAACCTGTATGAACTTTTGGATTTGTTTTTTCATTTCGAAACATTCATTGGCCTTTCATTAATTAGATTTGCTTATGAACGGAATGTTACTGATGAAGTGGAATCGTTTCTTCACAAATTGAAGCAAATGTCTTCTGTTTCTCTTTTTTCCTATTTTCTTCAAACAGGATATGTTTCAAAGGACCTCCCGCAAATTGAAGATAAGAATGAAGTTATAGATTACATAAACAAAGCAGCAATACCCGATATAGAAAAATGGAAATTGACTTATATGTACTTGCATGCAGATGAAACGAAGAAGCGCCTCCTTCAATTATTGGAAACTTATTATGAACAATTCTATAAAAATGAAACAGGTTTTCTTATGAATTATCACAAACAAAGCTATGAGGATTTAATGAAAGCTGATGCATTGAATTCCAGACAATCAGTTGGCAAGACGTTTCCCTATATTTCAAACGATACTCTCGATGATCCAACTATTGAAATCATCATTGCACCTTCATTTTTTTACGCCGATGCATCGATGGCATCGGAAAGTAAAGATTCGCTCATTTTCCTTTATGGAATCCAGCACCCGGTAAAGGATAGATCGAATTCTTACACAGAAAAAGATTTAATGAATGCATTGAAAATCATAGGAGATGATAAGCGAATCCGAATGATGAAGCTTTTAAGCCAATCTCCTTATTACGGGTATGAGCTGGCACAAAAAATGGAATTATCCAATTCAACGATCTCCCACCATTTATCCGCCCTTAGCACGATCGGGGTCGTAACATCCAGACGTGAAGAAAATAAGGTTTACTTTCAGTTAAATAAAACAAAAGTAAAAGATATGCTAGCTGCGGTCTCTAGTTTTTTAACAGATTAA